From the genome of Glycine soja cultivar W05 chromosome 14, ASM419377v2, whole genome shotgun sequence:
TTTGCTACATATTGTACAATATCTTATTATAGCTATTGTCTCTTTTTCTTCGAGAGCTTTAGACAACAAGCAATGTACTTACATGAGTGAAAAAGGTAATATGAATCATATCAATTATCTATcgtaatatacatattttactttatttaaacaACAAATTGGATTAACATACGTCTTTGTTCCTCCCCCTATTAAAATGTTGAAAATTGACTAAAAGGATATCAGAAACTTTTGCTTTACTTGCTTGCTTTCAGTTTGAGTGTTTATATTACATGACAAGGCTTCAATTATTGAATTAGATACAAACAAGAGCATGTTGAATGGAGTCATAGGACACTAACAAGGCAAAACGAACACACCATAAACAGATCAAGTAATGAGTGGTGATGCTCAAAGCCTACACGGTAATGAACAGAGAGTAAGAGAATGATATACTTAAAGGGAAAATGACACAATTAGCGCACTAGCAAGTTTTTAAGAACAATTCATTATTCTCATTGATAGCCTACAAACCAatataaagttataaataaataatattcctAATGTTGCAATGAATTTTGGCCATCTAATGCTACCCATATACAAAACTGATGTACCAAATGCAAGTgtccaaaaagtaaaaaataaatacgttAAGCGAGTCCCTTGCATTATGTCAAGTGTCTAGAGAGAACTGGAGAGATATtggtaaaaaaatctatattatATCAAAAGGAGATTTTGTcgaacttatattttaaataggatTGGATTTAATTCCACTCAGACTAAGTATTTGTTTGTTGGTCACTATAGTTAATTAACTCAATCCTTAGATGAATGAGATTATAGTTAACACAGTATCTTTCCTAATAGAGCTAGAACAGTTTTTTCATAtcatatatagaaaaatatgttaaatatctaatattttaaaaagacacAAAAACTGCTataggaaaattttaaaacatgaaataaataaaaaacttaccTTTAATTTTGTGGAGAAAAGATTCATCTGAGAATGAGAAGTCTGTTCCGgataaaataaacaaacttcTCACCATATAagccatcaaagaagaagaaaaaaaacttatctttAACTGAAGTGTTCCATTATTGCACCGCCATtgcaacttattttttattctttccagCTGCGATCCAAACAGAACAGGCTCCTCGTTGACTGAGATAACAACTCCGACTCTTGAGTTGAGTGTGTCTGGTCGGAACAGTATGCAGTTCAGTATCACATCACAATTCCTTCATATCTTCTCTCTTACCATCTTCATTATCATTACCTCTTCACTTTCACAATCCAGCCAGGTTCACTTCTCTATCTTATCTTCGTTTTcctacatattttaattatgcactaacaaaattttaatcagaataaatatgatttttaagttaGTTATagtaaaagtcaacaaactgtACATACAAAAATGGTAAGTGGATGTCAGTGTAGAATCCGTTACACTGATTTACTTCTCTTCTGTGTTGACTTTTGCTCAACTAATTTACTTATCCCGTTCTACGTTATCAAAGAGTTAGAGCTTCGATTCTTAAGTGTTTTAACTGGCTATGATCATTAGTACTGATTACTGAACTGagatttttatttccaataGTTCTATGCTTAATTCATGATTTTCTTCTTCGAATGATTTAGTTTTGTGATGTGGGAACTGAAATTCCATCATCCAAGCTGTTGATCAAGGGTGGCACGGTTGTGAATGCTCAGCACCACCAGATTGCTGATGTTTACGTGGAAGATGGCATCATTGTTGCAGTTAATCCTAACATCAGGGTATTTGATGAATTGAAACCCCCTAGCAGTAACAGAGCTTAATTTGCTTTCTAACACCTTGCGTTTTTGTTACTTTCTGCTTTCTAATGTATGATTCATTTCCATTCCCAGGTAGGAGATGACGTCACTGTCATTGATGCCACCGGCAAATATGTCATGCCAGGTTTCAACCTATTCAATTATATTTCATCACCTATTATTGTTAGATTAAATTAGAATGCATGAGTTTGTGTAAACTCCCTCGTACCTATCTTTCACTccaatggataaaaataaataaattagaatgTGTGGAtagtatacatattttttatcctaTTGTCTCAATCTCAAATTTAAGATAGCATCGGACCACCCTATATCGGACTTCATAAATGTCCAATTTTGTAAACTTCATGCCATGTTGACTAAcaatttgacaaaaataatatatataagtggggaGCAACTCATTGCCATGTATGCTAagtttaatgatttttataataactaatttaaaagaTCATAAGTGGAATATTTCTAATTGGTAAACAATGTAAAAGttcatgaaaattaatttatcatcgtcatcattattattgttgttattattatgtgCCTGATAGACTCTATGAATGCTCCTTTTGTTAACTGATCAGGTGGCATTGATCCTCACACCCATCTAGATATGGATGTTGGTTTTACTGCAACGGTTGATGACTTCTTCAGTGGTCAGGCGGCAGCATTGGCTGGTGGGACAACAATGCACATTGACTTCGTTATACCACTTAATGGGAGTTTGACAGCTGGTTTTGAAGACTATGAAAAGAAGGCAAAGAAGTCTTGCATGGATTATGGTTTTCATATGGTTATTACCAAATGGGATGAAACTGTTTCGAGAGAAATGGAGCTCATGGTTAAGGATAAaggttgttatttattatttccttgCTGCATTTTGATAATTTGGTTGATTAGGTGGTAGTAACCCTTTGGGTGAGTTGTAAGAAATTAATTCAGGTAGTACGTCTATGTTTTGTAATTGCAGGGATAAActcttttaagtttttcatGGCATACAAAGGAATTCTTATGATCAATGATGAGCTTCTTCTGGAAGGATTTAAAAAATGCAAGTCTCTTGGTGCCGTAGCCATGGTCCATGCAGAAAATGGAGATGCTGTGTATGAAGGGCAACGGAAAATGATAGAACTTGGAATAACTGGTCCTGAGGGGCATGCTCTTTCAAGGCCTGCAGTGGTAATTTCTCAATATTGTTCTTTTAGTAAAGAATTTGCAGAATAATGGAATGAAAATATTGgacatttttttgtttccttccATCTTCTTCGTTGTCTGACCAACCTATAGCATATGTGAATGTGATTTGTACtcctcatattttaaatttcccTTTTCAACTTAGTAGGCTCCCTGCATAATGAATTGGATTTAGATGCTGTACTTTAGACAAATTAACTGTTTTAAGCTGCTACTATCAAATTTTGCTTGCTTGTGACCACCCTAGTTTGACATTTGTTGTGTTCAGCTTTCATCTGTTATGATAAACTCAGTAACCACGTTTAGCCAGTATTTTATCATCTTGATTACATGTTTTGTTCTCTTATATTTTGTGATCACTGCAAAGTTTAAATGTCTGTCTGTGTGATTTATAGGAAATTCTCCCATTTGACTTTGTTATCTGTGTAGTTGGAAGGAGAGGCAACTGCTCGTGCCATTCGCTTAGCAGATTTTGTGAATACTCCTTTATATGTGGTTCATGTAATGAGCATTGACGCAATGGAAGAAATTGCGAAAGCCCGGAAAGCAGGTCCATTAATATTTCTAGTGTTAGtctcaatttttattaatgtatGCATTCATTAAGAGAAGGTAGATGATTTATAgcatataaaattagaaatactTTTGAAGAAAAACTAATACTTTTGCAATCTTTTTGAGGGAGAAATGCAAAAGGAAGACATTTTGGTTGAATTTATAACATCCATACATTGGTTAACTTGAGAGCAATTTATAAATCCATTCGTGTTTTACTGTTGTCTCTACTCTATCATAGGTGTAGAAACTGAGGACAACTCAAATCACTTGAACTTAATTGAGAGTCTGAGACTTAATTTTGATTGCTgtcttgtgatttttttttttactgtttacaGTTACTTATGTATCCTTTTTCTCTGTATTTTATACTCGTGACAAGAGCTTCCAGAGGAAGATTCTATTTTTGATACACAAGAGAGACTGGATTTCCTTGctgctttgtttttattttttcctatctccttGTTTAGTACTTCTCTTATTTGGAGGAGTACTTATCCTATCCCTAGGTGTACTTTCCCTCTTTCCATGCAgtcctaaaaaaaaatcactgatGAACTGAATCTCAATGAAGATAAACAAAAGGATCTTTACATATTTCCACTGTGATATTTTAAGTATTATTGTTCCTTGATAACTCAGTTTTTGCAATAATAAGGTAACCTGTTATTGTGCTGCAGGACAAAGGGTAATTGGAGAGCCTATTGCCTCTGGGTTAGCCCTTGATGAATCTTGGCTTTGGCATCCTGACTTTGAGATTGCAGCAAAGCAAGTGCCTTCACTTGtttcaatgtttttatttattttttatttttttattgttgttcttT
Proteins encoded in this window:
- the LOC114383132 gene encoding dihydropyrimidinase-like, which produces MQFSITSQFLHIFSLTIFIIITSSLSQSSQFCDVGTEIPSSKLLIKGGTVVNAQHHQIADVYVEDGIIVAVNPNIRVGDDVTVIDATGKYVMPGGIDPHTHLDMDVGFTATVDDFFSGQAAALAGGTTMHIDFVIPLNGSLTAGFEDYEKKAKKSCMDYGFHMVITKWDETVSREMELMVKDKGINSFKFFMAYKGILMINDELLLEGFKKCKSLGAVAMVHAENGDAVYEGQRKMIELGITGPEGHALSRPAVLEGEATARAIRLADFVNTPLYVVHVMSIDAMEEIAKARKAGQRVIGEPIASGLALDESWLWHPDFEIAAKYVMSPPIRKRGHDKALQAALSTGVLQLVGTDHCAFNSTQKARGIDDFRKMPNGVNGIEERMHLVWDIMVESGQISVTDYVRITSTECAKIFNIYPRKGAVLPGSDADIIILNPNSSFEMSAKSHHSRLDTNVYEGRRGKGKIEVTIAGGRVVWENNELKVTPGTGRYIQMPPFSYLFDGLDKKDAIYLNSLQAPVKRAKAST